The Desulfonatronum sp. SC1 genome has a segment encoding these proteins:
- a CDS encoding sialate O-acetylesterase, which produces MIPNAHVISSEGCPGMKDGLHFTAEGYRILGKRYGERMLSLQGVNK; this is translated from the coding sequence GTGATACCCAACGCACACGTGATTTCTTCCGAAGGGTGTCCGGGAATGAAGGATGGACTTCATTTTACCGCCGAAGGATACCGGATTTTGGGAAAACGGTACGGTGAGAGGATGCTATCACTGCAAGGTGTCAACAAGTAA